From Methanobacteriaceae archaeon, the proteins below share one genomic window:
- the uvrC gene encoding excinuclease ABC subunit UvrC, protein MSTQVDNPNDLPDKTGVYIMKDSRDNVIYIGKSVSLKKRVKSYFKEYHDSLKTKIMMGQFQSLEYIITDTEKEALILEANLIKKYRPTYNVRLKDDKRYPYIKITREKFPRILITRNISGDGSHYFGPFTDAGSVKKTVKFVKSLFKIRDCKRMDGPCLNSQIDLCHAPCAGQITKAEYKKLIDSIDLFFQGRYSKVIEMLDEEMHIAAKNQEFERAAVIRDQIESIHDVMERQNVAFNNNINQDIIAGSYDKKMACMVVFSVREGKITGKDDFLMAGVENTPPEDILSAFIKQYYANPRYVPGEIILQYIIKEEKLIKDWLSDIREAPVEIIVPHDGVKFKLIRMAAKNADIIKNQKKQVKNALLDLKKYLKLPKIPQNIEGFDVSNISGKSAVGSMVSFQNAHPKKSRYRKYRMETPGPDDYGMMRELLTRRYEKLLRENEDHPDLILVDGGKGQLKIAVEVLKSLKLNMIPVIGLAKEFEHIFIPQMNEPIILPPNSQALFLLQRIRDEAHRFAVSYHRNIRSKEIDYSLLDEISGVGPKRKINLLRHFGDIESIKKAEIDDLMQVKGMNKKVAKTIYNYFNNI, encoded by the coding sequence TTGTCCACACAAGTTGATAATCCCAATGATCTTCCAGATAAAACCGGCGTTTACATAATGAAAGATTCCCGGGACAATGTAATTTATATTGGAAAGTCAGTATCTTTAAAAAAAAGGGTTAAATCATATTTTAAAGAGTATCATGATTCTCTCAAAACAAAAATCATGATGGGCCAGTTCCAAAGCCTGGAATATATCATTACAGATACTGAAAAGGAAGCATTAATATTAGAAGCCAATTTAATAAAAAAATACAGGCCCACATATAATGTTCGATTAAAAGACGATAAGAGATACCCTTATATTAAAATTACACGGGAAAAATTTCCGCGCATATTAATCACTAGAAATATTTCTGGAGATGGTTCTCACTATTTTGGACCATTTACTGATGCCGGCTCAGTTAAAAAAACTGTTAAATTTGTAAAATCTCTTTTTAAAATTCGAGACTGTAAAAGAATGGATGGCCCTTGTCTTAACAGTCAGATAGATCTATGTCATGCACCTTGTGCCGGACAAATTACAAAAGCAGAATATAAAAAACTTATTGATAGTATCGACCTTTTTTTCCAGGGCAGATATTCTAAAGTAATAGAAATGCTAGATGAAGAGATGCATATTGCTGCTAAAAATCAAGAATTCGAAAGAGCGGCAGTTATAAGAGACCAAATTGAATCCATACATGATGTGATGGAACGTCAAAATGTGGCCTTCAACAACAATATTAATCAAGACATCATTGCCGGCTCTTATGATAAAAAAATGGCCTGCATGGTTGTTTTCTCAGTTCGTGAGGGTAAAATTACTGGAAAAGACGATTTTTTAATGGCCGGAGTGGAAAATACACCTCCTGAAGATATTTTATCTGCTTTTATAAAACAGTATTATGCCAACCCTCGATATGTTCCTGGTGAAATCATCTTGCAGTATATAATAAAAGAAGAAAAACTGATTAAAGATTGGCTTTCTGATATAAGGGAAGCTCCGGTGGAAATTATTGTTCCCCATGATGGTGTGAAGTTTAAATTGATACGGATGGCAGCCAAAAATGCAGATATTATAAAAAATCAGAAAAAACAGGTCAAAAATGCTCTTCTAGACCTTAAAAAATATTTAAAACTTCCTAAAATTCCACAAAACATTGAAGGATTTGATGTTTCTAATATCTCTGGAAAGTCAGCTGTCGGATCTATGGTAAGTTTTCAGAATGCTCATCCCAAAAAATCCAGATATAGAAAGTACCGAATGGAAACTCCAGGACCTGATGACTATGGAATGATGAGAGAACTATTAACACGAAGATATGAAAAGCTTTTAAGAGAAAATGAAGACCATCCAGATTTAATTTTAGTTGATGGTGGTAAAGGCCAGTTAAAAATTGCAGTTGAAGTTTTAAAATCTCTTAAATTGAACATGATTCCAGTTATTGGACTTGCAAAGGAATTTGAACATATATTTATTCCCCAAATGAATGAACCAATAATATTACCTCCTAATTCGCAGGCTCTTTTTTTATTGCAAAGAATAAGAGATGAAGCACACCGATTTGCAGTTTCTTACCATCGTAATATCCGATCAAAGGAAATTGATTACTCCCTGTTGGATGAAATTTCAGGAGTGGGGCCAAAAAGAAAAATTAATCTTTTAAGACACTTTGGTGATATTGAATCCATAAAAAAAGCAGAGATTGATGATTTAATGCAGGTGAAAGGTATGAATAAAAAAGTTGCCAAAACAATTTATAATTATTTTAATAATATTTGA